A genomic region of Alphaproteobacteria bacterium contains the following coding sequences:
- a CDS encoding 30S ribosomal protein S6: protein MNCYETVFIARQDLSPTQVDALIDRYKKIMNDFKGKTSKTEYWGLKKFSYPINKSERGHYALLSIEAPAEAIHEMERQMRLSEDVLRYMTVRVDGVDSSSPSVMMKYVKNNYGAYGPTGPANNIVE, encoded by the coding sequence ATGAATTGTTACGAAACCGTGTTTATTGCACGTCAAGATCTCTCGCCTACTCAAGTAGATGCGCTCATAGATCGCTATAAAAAAATCATGAATGATTTTAAAGGCAAGACATCCAAAACTGAATATTGGGGTCTTAAAAAATTTTCTTACCCCATTAACAAGAGTGAGCGTGGTCACTATGCCTTGCTCAGCATTGAAGCGCCTGCTGAAGCTATTCATGAGATGGAGCGCCAAATGCGCCTTAGTGAAGATGTGCTTCGTTACATGACAGTCCGAGTCGATGGAGTCGATTCATCATCGCCGTCTGTGATGATGAAGTATGTCAAGAATAACTATGGCGCCTACGGACCAACAGGTCCAGCTAATAACATTGTAGAGTAA
- the rpsR gene encoding 30S ribosomal protein S18: protein MAERTPVKKTQNFFRPQRTCPFKGKNASAIDYKDIKLLSKFITERGRIMPRRITFVSADKQRELATAIKRARLIALMPYVEK from the coding sequence ATGGCTGAACGCACCCCCGTAAAAAAAACACAAAATTTCTTTAGGCCTCAGCGCACTTGCCCGTTTAAAGGAAAAAACGCATCAGCGATTGACTATAAGGATATTAAACTTTTATCTAAGTTTATAACCGAGCGGGGCCGTATTATGCCGCGCCGCATCACCTTTGTTTCGGCTGACAAGCAGCGGGAATTGGCAACTGCAATTAAGCGTGCACGCTTAATTGCTCTTATGCCATATGTTGAAAAGTAA
- a CDS encoding 50S ribosomal protein L9 produces MKVVLLERLNKRGAIGDVVDVADGFARNFLIPQKRALRATKENIAYYEQQKDQIVAENLRLKAGAAEKVTALNGQIFPVIRQTSDRGQLYGSVTAKDVAALITEKFFTVDKNQIIINKPIKEKGVHTLHVQLHPEVFAEIQVSVAPTMVEAEKQLVKDVDESASKKERSADEKSTEASESEEAFDDHEGLSEQ; encoded by the coding sequence ATGAAAGTTGTTTTACTAGAAAGACTCAATAAACGCGGTGCTATTGGAGACGTCGTTGACGTTGCAGATGGATTTGCGCGGAACTTTTTAATTCCCCAAAAGCGTGCACTGCGCGCCACAAAAGAGAACATTGCGTATTATGAGCAGCAAAAAGATCAAATTGTTGCTGAAAATTTACGCCTTAAGGCGGGTGCTGCAGAAAAAGTAACCGCATTGAATGGGCAGATTTTTCCTGTGATTCGTCAAACCAGTGACCGTGGCCAGCTTTATGGGTCTGTAACGGCAAAAGATGTAGCTGCGTTAATCACAGAAAAGTTTTTTACAGTTGATAAAAATCAAATCATTATCAATAAGCCGATCAAAGAAAAAGGTGTGCACACCCTGCATGTTCAGCTTCACCCAGAGGTTTTTGCTGAAATCCAAGTGAGTGTTGCACCAACCATGGTTGAAGCAGAAAAGCAACTTGTGAAAGATGTGGATGAGAGCGCTTCTAAAAAAGAAAGGTCAGCCGATGAAAAAAGCACAGAGGCTTCTGAATCTGAAGAGGCTTTTGATGATCATGAAGGGCTGAGTGAACAATAG
- a CDS encoding 50S ribosomal protein L36, producing the protein MKIANSIKTLKSRDRDCRVVRRRGRTYVINKRKPRFKARQG; encoded by the coding sequence ATGAAAATTGCAAACTCCATTAAAACCTTAAAGAGCCGTGATCGCGATTGCCGAGTTGTTCGTCGTCGTGGGCGTACTTATGTGATTAACAAGCGCAAGCCTCGCTTTAAGGCTCGCCAAGGATGA